From Maniola hyperantus chromosome 21, iAphHyp1.2, whole genome shotgun sequence, the proteins below share one genomic window:
- the LOC117992416 gene encoding inhibitor of growth protein 1, translated as MLNQTSTEALLSATYVENYLDCVENLPNDLQRHLSRMRELDVTYRECLRDAETHLAVCIGSNTEERRRGRAAIRLQTALVAAQEIGDEKLQVVQLLQDLIDNKQRSLDGDHKKLVSCLEVNTNGATKEASPPQVPEARAVEKEPVTQPVQPQHVPPPPPPPERPIEKEKEKTEKDKSGGERWSKRARRSRTTAGAATDGADSSERDSERHTHNTQHKKGMGKKKKRKARQTAQRSETPPEEADAIDPDEPRYCLCDQISFGEMILCDNDLCPIEWFHFSCVSLTTKPKGRWFCPKCRGDRPNVMKPKGQFLKELERYNREKEEKA; from the exons ATGTTGAACCAAACTTCGACGGAAGCTTTGCTTTCGGCCACTTACGTTGAAAATTACTTGGATTGCGTGGAAAATCTGCCCAATGACCTGCAAAGACATTTATCGCGTATGCGAGAATTAGACGTGACTTATAGAG AATGCCTCCGAGATGCTGAAACACACTTGGCAGTATGCATAGGGAGTAACACGGAAGAGCGTCGTCGCGGAAGGGCGGCAATACGCTTGCAAACTGCTCTAGTAGCTGCACAAGAGATAGGCGATGAAAAACTGCAAGTGGTACAGCTCCTGCAAGATCTTATCGACAATAAGCAACGTTCACTAGATGGCGATCATAAGAAACTCG TTTCCTGTCTGGAAGTAAACACTAATGGTGCAACAAAAGAAGCGTCTCCACCCCAAGTGCCCGAGGCTCGTGCAGTGGAGAAGGAACCTGTCACACAGCCAGTGCAACCACAGCATGTGCCTCCTCCTCCTCCACCACCAGAGAGACCCATCGAGAAGGAAAAGGAAAAGACAGAAAAGGATAAATCTGGAG GTGAGCGGTGGTCGAAGCGCGCGCGGCGCTCGCGCACAACAGCAGGCGCGGCGACCGACGGCGCGGACTCCAGCGAGCGCGACAGCGAGCGACATACGCACAACACGCAACACAAGAAAG gcatgggtaaaaagaaaaaacgcaAAGCGCGCCAAACAGCGCAGCGCTCGGAAACCCCGCCCGAGGAAGCGGACGCGATCGACCCCGACGAGCCGCGCTACTGCCTGTGCGACCAGATCTCATTCGGCGAGATGATCCTCTGCGACAACGACCTCTGTCCTATAGAATGGTTCCACTTCTCCTGCGTCTCGCTAACCACCAAGCCCAAGGGCAGGTGGTTCTGTCCCAAGTGCCGCGGCGACCGACCCAACGTCATGAAACCTAAAGGACAGTTCCTCAAAGAACTAGAACGGTATAATAGGGAAAAGGAGGAGAAGGCATAG